A window of Paraburkholderia sp. ZP32-5 genomic DNA:
CAATGCTATGCCTCGTTGAAGAACGAATATAAGCGCCTCCTGATGCCGGCTTGACGATTCCCCTAGCTTTCCGTCTATACGTCAGAAGACAAAGAGAGCCGCACGTCAGCGTGCGACTGGGAACAGGTTCCGCATGCGGGCGGATTTGACGGATACAGTCAATCTCTTATTCGATCAGGTCTGATTTATCGCAGGTTTCTCGCTCGAGGTGACCGGCTACAGCCTATCCGCGGCAAACTCTCCGAAAACCCGCAAAGACTTTTTTCATTTTTTCATGTCCACCATCTACCTCACCCCCGCACCGCCCGCGCCGCATTCCTCCCCCTCAACCACTCCAGCGCCAGCAGCAAACAAGTCGAGAACACGATCAGAATCGTCGCCAGCGCCGCAATCGTCGGGCTAATGTTCTCGCGGATTCCGGTAAACATCTGCCGCGGCAACGTAGTCTGATCCGCGCCCGCGAGAAACAGCGTAACGACGACTTCATCGAACGAGGTCGCGAACGCGAACAACGCACCTGAAATCACCCCCGGCGCAATCACCGGCAACGTGATGCGGAAGAACGTCTTCACCGGATTCGCGCCGAGCGACAAACTCGCGCGCACAAGGTTGTAGTTGAAGCCCTGCAACGTGGCCGCAACCGTCGTCACGACGAACGGCACGCCGAGCGACGCATGCGCGAGAATCAGCCCGATATACGTATTCGCGAGCCCAAGCGGTGCGAAGAACAGATACATGCCGACGCCGACCACCACGACCGGCACGATCATCGGCGAAATCAGCACCGCCATCAGCAGCGCCTTGCCGCGAAAGTTCGCCTTCGTGAGACCGATCGCCGCGAGCGTGCCGAGCACGGTTGCAACTACCGTCGCCGACGGCGCGACGATAAAGCTGTTTTTCGCGGCCATCCGCCATTCTTCGGACGCGACGAGGTTCTGATACCAGCGCAGCGACCAGCCCGGAATCGGATACACGAGGAACGTGCTCGACGAAAACGACAGCGGCACGATCGCGAGCACCGGCAGGATCAGATACAGCAGCGTCAGCACGACCAGCGCGCGCATCGCGAAATACCACACGCGCTCGACCATCGACGTATGCGGTGCGAACAGGGGCCTGGCAAGTTTCATCGCGGTGTGCTCCGTCCGGTTCGGTTCATTTCTTCGGCTCGATCAAGTTCAACCAAAGCTCAACCCAGGCTCAGCGAAGAACGCGTAAAGCGTCCATAGATCGCGTACAGCACGAGCGTCGCGGCGAGCAGCAGACCGCCGAGCGCGCACGCCATCCCCCAGTTGATCGTCACGTTGGTGAAGTACGCGACGTAGTAGCTGACCATCTGATCATTCGGCCCGCCGAGCAGCGCGGGCGTGATGTAGTAGCCGATCGCGAGGATGAACACCAGCAGCGCGCCCGCGCCGACGCCGGGATAAGTCTGCGGCACGTACACACGCCAGAACGCAGCGAACGGATGGCTGCCGAGCGAGATCGCCGCGCGTTGATAGGTCGGCGGGATCGACTTCATCACGCTGTATAGCGGCAGGATCATGAACGGCAGCAGGATGTGCGTCATCGAGATATAGACGCCGGTGCGGTTGAACAGCAGCGCAAGCGGATCGTGCAGCAGGCCGCTTGCGATCAGCGCCTTGTTCACGAGCCCTTCGCTTTGCAGAATCACGATCCACGCGGCGACGCGCACGAGGATCGACGTCCAGAACGGAATCAGCACGAGGATCATCACCAGATTCGCGCGGCGCTCGGACAGCGTCGAAATCCAGTACGCGAGCGGATAGCCGAGCAGCAGCGTGAACAGCGTAACGGCCGCGCCGATCACGAACGTGCGGCTGAATACCTTCAGATAGATCTGTTGATCGGGATCGGTCTGCACGATGCGGCCGAACGCGTCCTGCTTGTGATCGAGCGCGGCGAGCAGATAGAACGGCGACAGCGTGCCCGCATTCTTCGCGATCGCCTGCCAGTACGCGACATCGTTCCAGCGCTCGTCGAGTTCGACGAATTTCGCGCGCGTCTGCTGCGGCGACAGATGCAGCGGCTGGTTGTTGTCGTCGACGAACGGCATCGCGTGCGCGGACTTCGCGACCAGCGAGCGATAGCCCGGAATCTCGACGTTCAGGCGTCGCGCGAGCGCGCCCATGCCGTCGCTGTCGGCGATCGCGGTCAGGTCGGTGGCGAGCGCAACAAACGCGGCGTCGGCAGGCGGCGACTTGCGATCCCAGCCTCTGAGCGCCTGCAGCGTATGCGGCAGCGCATTCGCGACTTCGGGATTCTGCGCGGCGCGCGTGAGCAGCGCGCCGATCGGCACGACGAAAATCAGCAGCAGGAAAATCGCGAGCGGCGCGATCAGCAGCAGCGCCATCGCGCGCTTTTTCGCCTCGGCGGCCTTCAGTTCGCGTTTGAGCCGGCTGCTTGATTCAGGCGTCGAATCGGTGGCGATCGTTATCGTAGTCACAGTGGTGTTCCTCGATACGGCGCGGCCCGCGTGATCGCGAGGCCGCGCCCTGTCACCAGGAGCCTATGAGTCGATTAGCAGAAGCCTCGACAGGCACCGGCTCCCTTCACTTCGACGCCCACGACGAAAAGCGCTGCTCCAGTTCATCGCCGTGATCGGTCCAGAACGACAGGTTCTGCAGCACCGCGTTCTTGCCGTTCTCCGGCGAGTTCGGCAGATTCGCGAGAATCTTCGGATCGAGCGACTTGATCGCCGCCACGTTCACCGGACCGTACGCGATGTGGTGCGCGTAGTCCTGTTGCGGCTTCGACGTCAGCGAATAGGCGATGTATTGCTCGGCGACCGCCTTGTTCGGCGAGCCCTTCGGAATCGCCCAGTAGTCGAGGTCGTAGATGCTGCCGTTCCACACGACCTTCAGGTTCTTGCCCTCGCGCTGCGCGGCGTCGATGCGGCCGTTATACGCGGTCGTCATCACGACGTCGCCCGCCACCAGAAACTGCGGCGGCTGCGCGCCCGCTTCCCACCACTGGATATTCGGCTTCAGCTCGTCGAGCTTCTTGAACGCGCGGTCCTGGCCTTCCTTGGTGGCGAGCACCTTGTAGACATCCTTCGGCGGCACGCCATCGGCCATCAGCGCGAATTCGAGGTTGTAGCGCGCGCCCTTGCGCATCGCGCGCTTGCCGGGGAATTTCTTGGTGTCCCAGAAATCGGCCCAGCCGGTCGGCGCGGTTTTCAGCTTGTCGCCGTTATAGGCGAGCGCAGTCGACCACACGAAGAAGCCGACACCGCAAGTTTGCGGCGCATCCGGAATCAGATCCGACTTCTTGCCGATCTTCGACCAGTCCAGCTTCTCGTACAGCCCCTCATCACAGCCCCGGCCGATGTCGCCCGATTCGACCTCCACCACGTCCCAGTTCACGTGCTTCGCCTCGACCATCGCCTTCACCTTGGCCTGCTCGCCGTTGTATTCGACGGCCGTCACCTTGTTGCCGGTGGCTGCTTCGAACGGCTGGTTGAACGCGGCCTTCTGCGCGTCGCCGTTCGCGCCGCCGAAGTTGACGACCGTTATTTCCGCCGCGTGAACCTGCGCGGCGCCCAGCGCGAGCGTGACAGCAGCAACGGCGATGGCGCAGCGCGATTTCCCGATCTTGTTCATGGTGTGGCTCTCCTTGGGTGATGTCCGTGATGTCTCGATGTAAGTCGTGCCGCACAGCGCGCGGTGCGTGAAGCGCCGCCCGCTGCCGGCTTTGTTATGCCGCTGAACTACCGCGCCGCCGCCTCGCGCGTGCGACGCTTCACTGCCCCGCCTGCCTCAAGCTGCCTCAAGCCCTGCGAACACGCGTAAATGCTCGGGTGCAAACTCCAGCGCGACCGGTGCACCGGGCGCGAAGGTATCGAGTACGTGGGTGCCGAGCGGCACCTTGACGAAGCACTCGTCCTGTTGCCGCACGCCGCAACGCATGCGCACGTGATCGCCGAAATAGATGAGCCCGCGCGCCTCGCCGGCGAGCGCATTGGCACCCGGCCGCGCGACGCCGTTGGCGAGCTTCATCCGCTCGGGCCGGATACACGCGACCGCCGGCGAGCCCGCGCGCGCGCCGCCGATGTTGCGGCCCGTCAGGCGCGTGCCGTCGCTCAGATGGAATTCGCAATACTCGCCGTCGACGTTCGCAATCGTGCCGCGCAGCCGGTTGCTATCGCCGATGAAGTTCGCGACGAACTCGTTGCACGGCGATTCGTACAGGCTGTCAACGGTATCGAGTTGTTGCACGATGCCCTTGTCGAATACCGCGACGCGGTCGGACATCGTCAGCGCTTCGCCCTGGTCGTGCGTGACGTAGACAAACGTGACGCCGAGCTTTTCGTGCAGCGACTTGAGTTCGTACTGCATGTGCTCGCGCAACTGTTTATCGAGCGCGCCGAGCGGCTCGTCCATCAGCACGAGCTTCGGCTCGAACACGAGCGCCCGCGCGAGCGCGATGCGCTGCTGCTGGCCGCCAGACAGTTGCGCCGGATAACGCTTCGCAAAGCTCTCCATGCGCACCATTTTCAGCGCGTTGTTCACGCGCTGCGCGCGTTCATCGGCGGGAAGCTTGCGCACGGTCAATGGATACGCAACGTTCTGTTCGACCGTCAGATGCGGAAACAGCGCGTAGTTCTGAAACACCATGCCGATGTTGCGCTTGTGCGGCGGCACGTTGTTCAGCAACTGGCCGTCGAGCCAGATCTCGCCGCCGGTCGGGAATTCGAAACCCGCCAGCATCATCAGACAGGTGGTCTTGCCCGAGCCGGACGGCCCGAGCAACGTCAGGAATTCGCCCTGGTAGATATCCAGATCGAGCTGTTTGACGACCAGCGTTTCGCCGTCGTAGGTCTTGCGCACGCCCCGAAAGCTGACGATCACGTCATCGGTTTTCATAGCTTCGTCTCCTCTGTCTGACAGCTTTCGCAGGCGAAATGAAATCGATCGCGTGGCTCACTATAGACCGTTACGGTTCTACAATATGGAGCCATTTCATTATTCCGGATGGAACCACTTGGACACCGTGATCCTGTCGGACTGGCTCGCCGCACGGCTCGATCGTGGCGCCGCCGAACCGGTCTACCGACAAACCCTGAGGCTTACGCAGCAGGCCATCCTGACGGGCCAGCTGCCGCCCGGCACCAAGCTGCCGAGTTCGCGCACGCTCGCCGAAGACCTCGGCATCGCGCGCAACACGGTGCTGCACGTTTACGACCAGCTGACAGCTGAAGGTTATGTGATTTCGACCACGGGCAGCGGTACTTATGTCGCCGATACCCGCCCGGATGCGGCCACGGTGAATGGCCGTCCGAAGCCGGTCGCGGCGGTCGCGGCGGTCCTGGTCCCGGAGCTGGCGAGCGCGTCCGTCGGTGATAACCCGCAGCCGGCGCGGCCCGACCGCGGCGACCTGTCCGCACGCGGGCGCCGCCTGGTCGCGCAGGCGGGTGTGTCCGCGAAGCAATGGGGTGCGTTCATGCCGGGCGTGCCCGATGTGTCCGAATTCCCGGCGCGCACATGGAGCCGCCTGCAGGCGCGGCTGTGGAAGGACGCCAATCCCGATCTGCTGACCTACGCGCCCGGCGGCGGCTACCGGCCGCTGCGGCGCGCGCTGTCGGACTACCTGCGCGTCGCGCGCTCGGTGAATTGCACGCCGGACCAGATCATCATCACGACCGGCATCCATCAGTCGATCGATCTCGCGGTGCGTCTGCTGACCGACGTCGGCGATCGCGCATGGGTCGAGGAGCCGTGCTATTGGGGGCTGCGCAGCGTGCTGCAGTCGTCGGGCGTCACGCTCGCGCCGGTGCCGGTCGACGGCGAAGGCCTCAATCCGCGCGATGAAGACCTGCAACAGCCGCCGCGGCTCGCGCTCGTCACACCATCGCATCAGTATCCGCTCGGCATGGTGATGAGCCTCGCGCGCCGCCGCACGCTGCTCGAATATGCGCGCCAGCACAACGTGTGGATCATCGAGGACGACTACGACAGCGAATTCCGCTACGGCAGCCGTCCGCTCGCATCACTGCAAGGACTCGACGAAGCAGGCCGGGTGATCTACGTGGGCAGTCTCGGCAAGATGCTGTTTCCGGGGCTGCGGATCGGCTACATGATCGCGCCGGAACACCTGGTGGATACGTTCAGGACCGGCGTCGCCGAGCTGTATCGCGAAGGCCAGTTGATGCAGCAGGCGGTGATGACCGAGTTCATCATGGATGGCCATCTGACCTCCCACGTGCGCCGCATGCGCGCGCTCTACGGCGAGCGGCGGCAGATGCTGATCGATGCGATTACCGCGCGCTTCGGCAGCGAACTGCCGGTGATGGGCGACGAAGCGGGCCTGCATCTCGTGCTCGGCCTGCCCGACTACTCGGACGATCGTGCGGTGACGTCCGCCGCGTCCGACGCCGGCGTGATCGTGCGTCCGCTCACCAGCTACTACAGCAACCCGGCGCAGCCGCGGCGCGGGCTGCTGCTCGGCTACGCGTGCGTGCCGAACGAAAAGATCGGCCCGGCGTTCGATACGCTCGCGCGGGTGATCGAGCGCACGGCGCTGAAGCCGGCGGTGGCGTAACGAAACGCCCCGCTCACTTCAGGCCGAAGTCCACCCGAGTCGTCGCGCCCTTGTCCTTGATGCCGTCGGCATTCAGCTTCGGCGCGACGATAAACACGCGGCTGCTGTCGATCTTGCCGTCCAGATACTGCTGCACGCTTTGCGCGCGCTGCTGCGCGAGCTGACGCAGGCTGGCTTCGTCGACCGGCGCGTTGGCTGCGAGCGCGCCCTTCATATCGTCATCGGGCAGCGTCTTGGTCATGCCGATGAAGTTGCGCGGCTTCTTGAAGTCGCCGGACTTGTAGGCCTTCGCCAGGTACTTGTCGTAATCCTTCTGATCGACCGTCACGGTAGAGAGATCGACGCTCTCGCCGTTGCCCACCACGTCCTTGATCTTTTGCTGCTTGACCAGCCGGTCCACGTACTGCGTGCGCAGCGCCGGTTCGTCGACCTTCGGATCGACGCGGCCGATCAGGTCCATGCGGATCGACGGCTTGTCCGTGAGCGCCTTCACGATCGTATCGAGCTTCTGTTTGTCGGCGTCGGTCAGCTCCGCCGAACCCGCGTCGAATTCGACATAGCCGAGTTCCTGACCGCCGCCGCCGAACGCGTTCGCGATCAGCGAGAACGGTGCGGTCACCGCCTTCTCGATCAGGTTGAGCACCGCATGCCAGATCAGGCCGCCGACGCTGAACTCGGGGTTCGACAGCGAACCCGACACCGGCAGATTCACGTCGATTTCACCGCGCGAATTTTTCAGCAGCGAGATCGCGAAACGCACCGGCAGCTTGGTCGCCGTGTCGTTGTCGACGTGATCGCCGAACGTGAGCTGATCGATGAACAGATGGTTGTTCGCGTTCAACTGGTCGTTGTCGAGCTTGTAGTGCAGATCGACGTTGAGCTTGCCCTTCGTGATCGGATAGCCCGCGTATTTCGCCGAATACGGCGTGAGGTTGGTCAGCTCGATGTCGTGCGCGGTCGCGGTCAGATCGAGCGCCGGCTTCGCGATCAGCGGATTGACGGTGCCACGGATCGTCAATGGGCCGTTGGCCGCAAGCTTCGCGGCGACGTCGACCGGCGCGGGCGTCGTCGATTCGGTGCCGAACGCACCCACGGTGCCCTGAATGTCGACGAGATTTGCCGTGTAGTTCGGCTTGATGAAGTTGTCCGTGTAGGTGACGCGGCCCTGTTGCAGCACCAGTTGCCCGAAGTGCAGCTTGACCGGGGATTGCGGTGGCGTCGCGGCGGTCGCAGCAGTCGCGGTTGCGGGCGCGGCCGGCTTGCCTGGTGCGGCAGATGCCGCAGCCGGTGCCGCCGGCGCCGCCGCTGCCGTTGCGGCAGGCGCTGACGCGGCCACCGCTTCAGACACCGCCTGAGGCGTCAGCGGGATCGGCTTGGCGCCGCTCTTGTCGCGCGTCAGCGATTGCGTCTGGCCGCCTTCATGCGCGACCACGTCCTTCAGGTTCAGCTTGCCCTGCGCGTCGAGCAGTACACGCCCATAGAACTTCGAGAACGTGACGCGGCCCGCGTCGACCACGGTGCCGTGTTCGTCGTAATCGGCCTTCAGGTTCGACAGCGCGAGCGAGCCCCAGCCGGCAAACGGGTCGGAGGTGGCCTTGTCGAGCATCCGCACGTCGACCAGCGCCACGTCGCCGTGATAGTTCGCCTTCAACGACTTCGCCTGCGTCACCGCAAGCTCGCCGTTCGCGTTGAGCAGCGCGCTCGCGATCACCGCGTTCAGCTTGCTGCCGAAGTACGGCTCGAAAGCCGCCGCGTCGAGCCGGTTCGCGTCGATCTTGACGGCGAGCTTCAGCGGCGTCGCGGTCACGTCGCCCTTCAGATTCAGCGTGCCTTTTTTGTTCAGCGTCGCTTGCAGATCGACCGGCAGCGGACGGCTCAGGTCGTCGCTGATCTGCTGCACCTTCAGTTGCAGCGGCGTGATGCTGAGCTTGACCGGCTGCGGCGTCGTGTTGTCGGTGAAATTGGCGGTTGCGTCCTTCAGCGTCAGCTCGCCGATCTTGTAGTGCCACGCCGGGCCTTCGGCCTGCGCTTTCTTCGCCGCATGGATCGCAGTGCGCTGCTGCGCCTCCTGG
This region includes:
- the pdxR gene encoding MocR-like pyridoxine biosynthesis transcription factor PdxR — its product is MDTVILSDWLAARLDRGAAEPVYRQTLRLTQQAILTGQLPPGTKLPSSRTLAEDLGIARNTVLHVYDQLTAEGYVISTTGSGTYVADTRPDAATVNGRPKPVAAVAAVLVPELASASVGDNPQPARPDRGDLSARGRRLVAQAGVSAKQWGAFMPGVPDVSEFPARTWSRLQARLWKDANPDLLTYAPGGGYRPLRRALSDYLRVARSVNCTPDQIIITTGIHQSIDLAVRLLTDVGDRAWVEEPCYWGLRSVLQSSGVTLAPVPVDGEGLNPRDEDLQQPPRLALVTPSHQYPLGMVMSLARRRTLLEYARQHNVWIIEDDYDSEFRYGSRPLASLQGLDEAGRVIYVGSLGKMLFPGLRIGYMIAPEHLVDTFRTGVAELYREGQLMQQAVMTEFIMDGHLTSHVRRMRALYGERRQMLIDAITARFGSELPVMGDEAGLHLVLGLPDYSDDRAVTSAASDAGVIVRPLTSYYSNPAQPRRGLLLGYACVPNEKIGPAFDTLARVIERTALKPAVA
- a CDS encoding ABC transporter permease: MTTITIATDSTPESSSRLKRELKAAEAKKRAMALLLIAPLAIFLLLIFVVPIGALLTRAAQNPEVANALPHTLQALRGWDRKSPPADAAFVALATDLTAIADSDGMGALARRLNVEIPGYRSLVAKSAHAMPFVDDNNQPLHLSPQQTRAKFVELDERWNDVAYWQAIAKNAGTLSPFYLLAALDHKQDAFGRIVQTDPDQQIYLKVFSRTFVIGAAVTLFTLLLGYPLAYWISTLSERRANLVMILVLIPFWTSILVRVAAWIVILQSEGLVNKALIASGLLHDPLALLFNRTGVYISMTHILLPFMILPLYSVMKSIPPTYQRAAISLGSHPFAAFWRVYVPQTYPGVGAGALLVFILAIGYYITPALLGGPNDQMVSYYVAYFTNVTINWGMACALGGLLLAATLVLYAIYGRFTRSSLSLG
- a CDS encoding ABC transporter substrate-binding protein translates to MNKIGKSRCAIAVAAVTLALGAAQVHAAEITVVNFGGANGDAQKAAFNQPFEAATGNKVTAVEYNGEQAKVKAMVEAKHVNWDVVEVESGDIGRGCDEGLYEKLDWSKIGKKSDLIPDAPQTCGVGFFVWSTALAYNGDKLKTAPTGWADFWDTKKFPGKRAMRKGARYNLEFALMADGVPPKDVYKVLATKEGQDRAFKKLDELKPNIQWWEAGAQPPQFLVAGDVVMTTAYNGRIDAAQREGKNLKVVWNGSIYDLDYWAIPKGSPNKAVAEQYIAYSLTSKPQQDYAHHIAYGPVNVAAIKSLDPKILANLPNSPENGKNAVLQNLSFWTDHGDELEQRFSSWASK
- a CDS encoding DUF748 domain-containing protein, producing MASLNKASLASSMQTVREVAQSRRTRRVLISLLILVVVFGLLGFFAAPPLIRHIASQQLSKQLDRPASIGRIALNPYTLRFEADNVHIGERGGAGDFVDISRLIVQPSWSSLFRGAPIVDEVQVDSPRFHIVRYDAQHFNFTDLVEKFANQPAKPNSKPTQFSVSNIRVENGQITFDDRLLGTSHVIDQWKLGIPFIATLPSKTDIFVEPLLRARIDGNSQLAIDGKTKPFAASRESEVSLRFDALDVPKLVSYVPTKLPVVVQSGKLSTDLKLNFVVSNDTPSLRVAGTVDLNDVDVQDQGKAPFFAARAVHVAAASLEPLKSLYHFDDIRIDAPSASLARDKDGVLSVEKMFASAPAGSAKAETASASASTTAEASAASAPAAASAAKAEADTNAKAATTATAGAEKAAPPLDLAIKRFALNDGTVSVHDEAASHPVDVGLQNLAVTLTDFSTLASAPAHYTLNTSFKDDAGSLAADGTVGLAAKTANAKLDLKSLKLPQLQPYLDSATSAQVLDGALSATTTIDANWSKSPMALTVTDTQLGLQSLKLAAHGDKTPLISLAQGNVVVKQVDVAARTADVTSVDATGLAVDAQRLKDGSINLSSLAGAHQEAQQRTAIHAAKKAQAEGPAWHYKIGELTLKDATANFTDNTTPQPVKLSITPLQLKVQQISDDLSRPLPVDLQATLNKKGTLNLKGDVTATPLKLAVKIDANRLDAAAFEPYFGSKLNAVIASALLNANGELAVTQAKSLKANYHGDVALVDVRMLDKATSDPFAGWGSLALSNLKADYDEHGTVVDAGRVTFSKFYGRVLLDAQGKLNLKDVVAHEGGQTQSLTRDKSGAKPIPLTPQAVSEAVAASAPAATAAAAPAAPAAASAAPGKPAAPATATAATAATPPQSPVKLHFGQLVLQQGRVTYTDNFIKPNYTANLVDIQGTVGAFGTESTTPAPVDVAAKLAANGPLTIRGTVNPLIAKPALDLTATAHDIELTNLTPYSAKYAGYPITKGKLNVDLHYKLDNDQLNANNHLFIDQLTFGDHVDNDTATKLPVRFAISLLKNSRGEIDVNLPVSGSLSNPEFSVGGLIWHAVLNLIEKAVTAPFSLIANAFGGGGQELGYVEFDAGSAELTDADKQKLDTIVKALTDKPSIRMDLIGRVDPKVDEPALRTQYVDRLVKQQKIKDVVGNGESVDLSTVTVDQKDYDKYLAKAYKSGDFKKPRNFIGMTKTLPDDDMKGALAANAPVDEASLRQLAQQRAQSVQQYLDGKIDSSRVFIVAPKLNADGIKDKGATTRVDFGLK
- a CDS encoding ABC transporter ATP-binding protein yields the protein MKTDDVIVSFRGVRKTYDGETLVVKQLDLDIYQGEFLTLLGPSGSGKTTCLMMLAGFEFPTGGEIWLDGQLLNNVPPHKRNIGMVFQNYALFPHLTVEQNVAYPLTVRKLPADERAQRVNNALKMVRMESFAKRYPAQLSGGQQQRIALARALVFEPKLVLMDEPLGALDKQLREHMQYELKSLHEKLGVTFVYVTHDQGEALTMSDRVAVFDKGIVQQLDTVDSLYESPCNEFVANFIGDSNRLRGTIANVDGEYCEFHLSDGTRLTGRNIGGARAGSPAVACIRPERMKLANGVARPGANALAGEARGLIYFGDHVRMRCGVRQQDECFVKVPLGTHVLDTFAPGAPVALEFAPEHLRVFAGLEAA
- a CDS encoding ABC transporter permease, which produces MKLARPLFAPHTSMVERVWYFAMRALVVLTLLYLILPVLAIVPLSFSSSTFLVYPIPGWSLRWYQNLVASEEWRMAAKNSFIVAPSATVVATVLGTLAAIGLTKANFRGKALLMAVLISPMIVPVVVVGVGMYLFFAPLGLANTYIGLILAHASLGVPFVVTTVAATLQGFNYNLVRASLSLGANPVKTFFRITLPVIAPGVISGALFAFATSFDEVVVTLFLAGADQTTLPRQMFTGIRENISPTIAALATILIVFSTCLLLALEWLRGRNAARAVRG